AAATGCAGAAGTAAAGAATGGTATGTATACGGTACGAGTGAAGCTTCCTCTGGCTGGAAGATGGAATGTGCTACTAAAAATCGAAGAAGGTAAGCTAACTGTTTATGAGAAATATAAGCTCTCCACACTTCGCGAAATGAAAAAGCTTAAAAATAGCTAAAATTAAGCAAAATATAAGCATTAAGCAAGTACAATCTCACTCATCAAAACTGCTAAAGGGTTGAAAAAGATGAAATTTACAAAAATGCTCAAACCGAATGAAGTCGAGAGAAAATGGCATGTGATTGATGCGGAAGGAAAGACATTTGGTCGATTGATTACAGAAATTGCGACACTGCTTCGCGGAAAGCATAAGCCAAGCTATACTCCACACGTAGATTGCGGTGATTACGTAGTTGTTATTAATGCTTCAAAAGTTAAAGTTACTGGTAACAAAGAAGCAAAAGAGTACCATAGACATACCGGATATTTTGGTGGAGTGAAAAGTGAAAAACTCGCTGTACTAAGAGAAAAAAATCCAGAAAAACTTTTTAAACTTGCTACTCGCGGCATGCTGCCAAAAACAAAACTAGGCCGTGAAATGCTTAAAAAACTTAAAGTATATCCAGGCAGTGAACATCCTCATACAGCACAAGTAAAGGGAAACTAAGATGAGTAGAATTTACGCAACAGGTAAAAGAAAAACAGCAGCAGCAAAAGTTTGGCTAAGTAAAGGTAGTGGAAAAATAGTTGTTAATGGAATGAGTCTTGATGAGTGGCTTGGAGGGCATGAAGCATTAAAACTTCGTGTAAAACTTCCTTTGGCGCTCACAAAGATGGAAGAGAGTGTAGATATAGTAGCAAAGACTTTAGGTGGGGGGTATGCAGCACAGGCTGATGCACTCAAACATGGAATTTCAAAAGCTCTTTGTGAAATGGATGAGAGTTTACGATCAGTTCTAAAACCTCATGGACTCCTTACGAGAGATGCAAGAGTCGTTGAAAGAAAAAAATACGGAAAGCACAAAGCAAGACGTTCTCCACAGTTTTCAAAAAGATAATTTCCTCTTTATCCAGCTTTTATGCCGGTCTCTTCTTTTATTTTTTGCAATCTTTAAAAAAGGATTTTCATGCTCAAAAATCTTACACCAGCTCAACTCAAGGAGCAAAAAGAGCAGGGTGCAGTTCTCATCGATATTCGCACACCCTATGAATGGAAACAAACTGGTGTAGTTCCAGGCTCACATCTTCTGACATTCTTTGATGATTATGGTAATTACGATATAGATAAATTTATGGATGAGTTTCAAAAACTTGTTCCAACAAAAGATACTCCTTTTGTTCTCATATGTCGTACGGGAAGCAGGACTTCAACTGTGGGTAATTTTTTGGCGAATCAAATGGGTTATAAAAATGCGATGCATCTT
The Nitratiruptor tergarcus DSM 16512 genome window above contains:
- the rplM gene encoding 50S ribosomal protein L13; translated protein: MKFTKMLKPNEVERKWHVIDAEGKTFGRLITEIATLLRGKHKPSYTPHVDCGDYVVVINASKVKVTGNKEAKEYHRHTGYFGGVKSEKLAVLREKNPEKLFKLATRGMLPKTKLGREMLKKLKVYPGSEHPHTAQVKGN
- the rpsI gene encoding 30S ribosomal protein S9; this translates as MSRIYATGKRKTAAAKVWLSKGSGKIVVNGMSLDEWLGGHEALKLRVKLPLALTKMEESVDIVAKTLGGGYAAQADALKHGISKALCEMDESLRSVLKPHGLLTRDARVVERKKYGKHKARRSPQFSKR
- a CDS encoding rhodanese-like domain-containing protein, with protein sequence MLKNLTPAQLKEQKEQGAVLIDIRTPYEWKQTGVVPGSHLLTFFDDYGNYDIDKFMDEFQKLVPTKDTPFVLICRTGSRTSTVGNFLANQMGYKNAMHLSGGIFAWSADGNSFEAVKR